A part of Catharus ustulatus isolate bCatUst1 chromosome 8, bCatUst1.pri.v2, whole genome shotgun sequence genomic DNA contains:
- the GDF2 gene encoding growth/differentiation factor 2 produces the protein MHCFGVLAALSVFNIIACLTRGKPLEDWDRLSAMGKSDALFHDPGEVEDETHFNFKSFLENMKMDLLRSLNLSKVPSQVKTKEEPPQFMIDLYNRYAADKSSIPASNIVRSFSTEDVVSFNTPEESPFQKHILFFNISIPQYEDITRAELRIYISCHREVGSLSRLEGNMVIYDVLDDGHWENPESTKSSLVSHNIQECGWKMFEVSRAVKRWVRADKLETKNKLEVVIETKALSGFTCGKLDVSVNPDTKNLPLLIVFSNDRSNGTKETKVELREMIVHEQESVLKKLGKSNTSSEEEEQGEEKAITGSHLHSSRSKRSVGANHCRRTSLHVNFEEIGWDSWIIAPKDYEAFECKGGCFFPLTDNVTPTKHAIVQTLVHLQNPKKASKACCVPTKLDAISILYKDDAGVPTLIYNYEGMKVAECGCR, from the exons ATGCATTGTTTTGGAGTATTAGCTGCACTGTCTGTTTTCAACATCATTGCTTGTTTGACAAGAGGCAAGCCTTTGGAAGACTGGGACAGGCTATCAGCTATGGGAAAGTCTGATGCACTCTTTCATGATCCTGGGGAAGTAGAAGATGAGACCCATTTCAACTTTAAATCTTTCTTGGAGAATATGAAGATGGATTTACTAAGGAGTTTGAATTTGTCAAAAGTCCCCTCACAAGTGAAGACCAAAGAAGAACCACCACAGTTCATGATTGATTTATACAACAGATATGCTGCAGACAAgtcctccatccctgcatccaaTATTGTAAGGAGCTTCAGTACTGAAG ATGTTGTTTCTTTCAATACACCAGAAGAAAGCCCATTTCAGAAACATATTTTGTTCTTCAACATCTCTATTCCACAATATGAGGATATCACCAGGGCTGAACTAAGAATTTATATCTCCTGTCACAGGGAAGTTGGGTCTCTCTCTAGGCTGGAAGGCAACATGGTAATATATGATGTTCTAGATGATGGCCACTGGGAAAACCCAGAAAGTACCAAATCTTCCCTTGTCTCCCACAACATCCAGGAATGTGGTTGGAAGATGTTCGAAGTGTCCCGTGCTGTGAAAAGATGGGTCAGGGCAGACAAACTGGAGACTAAAAATAAGCTGGAGGTTGTTATAGAGACTAAAGCTCTGAGTGGTTTTACTTGTGGGAAGCTGGATGTCAGTGTTAACCCAGACACTAAAAATCTGCCCCTGCTAATAGTGTTCTCCAATGACCGCAGCAATGGGACAAAAGAGACCAAAGTGGAGCTCCGCGAGATGATTGTCCATGAACAAGAAAGTGTGCTCAAGAAACTAGGGAAGAGCAACACCTCATctgaagaggaagagcagggagaggaaaaggccATCACTGGATCCCACCTGCATTCCTCCAGAAGCAAGCGAAGCGTTGGAGCCAACCACTGCAGGAGAACTTCTCTCCATGTGAACTTTGAAGAGATTGGCTGGGATTCCTGGATCATTGCACCAAAAGATTATGAGGCTTTTGAGTGTAAAGGAGGTTGCTTCTTCCCTCTGACAGATAACGTCACCCCAACTAAACATGCTATTGTCCAGACTCTGGTacatctccaaaatcccaaaaaagccTCCAAGGCGTGTTGTGTTCCAACAAAACTGGATGCAATCTCCATTCTTTATAAGGATGATGCTGGTGTGCCCACTTTGATATATAACTATGAAGGGATGAAAGTGGCAGAATGTGGCTGCAGGTAG